In Cryptococcus tetragattii IND107 chromosome 5, whole genome shotgun sequence, one genomic interval encodes:
- a CDS encoding DNA-directed RNA polymerase II subunit RPB1, with protein sequence MTVTFPYSSAPVKQVKEIQFGIMSPEEIKAFSVAKIESTEVLDENGKQKVGGLMDPKMGTIDRNFKCQTCLEGMSECPGHFGHIELARPVFHQGFIVKVKKILECVCYSCGKLKVDMRDPMVANAVRRIKAQHRLKAIWALAKDKKICEPDELDEKDNGDATFEDEYLQEKKAAMKGHGGCGHEQPVWRKKGLKLLGVWKPTDKGEDEATEPEERNVSPGEVYNILKKITPGDLHIMGLNADYARPDWMILTVLPVPPAAVRPSIAVDGGAMRSEDDLTYKLSQIIKFNGVVRRMEAEGVPPSVVNEQFDLLQYHVCTYMDNDIAGLPRDQQKGGRAIKAIRARLKGKEGRMRGNLMGKRVDFSARTVITGDPNLQLDQVGVPKSIAMTLTYPERVTPYNIVYLQTLVNNGPATYPGARYYVKDTGERVDLKYRKSGEPISLQFGWIVERHLKDGDYVLFNRQPSLHKMSMMSHRVKLMNYSTFRLNLSVTSPYNADFDGDEMNLHVPQSEETRAELSQIAWVPRQIVSPQANKPVMGIVQDTLCGIRKFTLRDNFLDWLQVQHILLWLPEWDGTIPPPAIFKPKPMWTGKQLLSMTIPKGINITYKNNEKPSPIDVTDENVLIENGELVHGTIVKNMAGSANNGLVHVIFRELGHVAARDFFSAVQRVVNYWLLHYGFSVGIGDTIVDKATMAGITNRMVEAKEAVQKLIQEAEANRMKPKPGMTIRETLEASIAAELNKARDWTGKTTQDNLKADNNVKQMVVSGAKGSFINISQMSGVVGQQFVEGKRIAFGFRHRSLPHFSKDDYGPESRGFVENSYLRGLTPQEFWFHAMGGREGLIDTAVKTAETGYIQRRLVKAMEDLKVAYDGTVRNSVNEVVQFLYGEDGMDGAAMEKQSLDIIRLSDRAFERRYKIDVLGGNGFSKGVLQAGIDQSSISLQKLLDEEFAQISEDRHILRSEIYQDGTPGHPLPVNIQRVIQNSQQIFHIDPRVPSDLDPVYLLEQREALAERLLVVRGDDKLSRAAQKNATLVFNMLLRSHLATRRVLEEYHLNRVAFDWVIGEVEQIFNKAVVNAAEMVGTLAAQSIGEPATQMTLNTFHYAGVASKSVTGGVPRLKEIINVAVNIRTPALNVYLDPEYSKTEEDAHQIMRKLTYTRLRDITATVEIFYDPKLDSTDIEEDKDFVDAFFAIPDEDIRLELHSPWLLRLELDRAKVLEGGYEMSQIVDAIADTVGKDVFVIHSEDNAPKLVIRIRVVAEKEDEELLGDEDMFLKRIEGTLLDQVELGGITGITRVFISEGKQVVVSQNGEYDQQKEWFLETDGINLKEVMAVDGVNAFRTYSNNCFEVYETLGIEAARNALYKELNGVIEMGGSYVNYRHLALLCDLMCSKGALMSITRHGINRTDAGALSRAAFEETVEILLEAAAVGDIDDCKGVAENVLLGQMAPMGTGAFDVSLDMNMLKDVIVDHRLPVQNMMAAGMAGGMTPGGAMTPYDNLSPMWGGDKGALGHAAFSPIQSSANDEGGNFAYMGYGQSPMHGGMSPAGYSPSSPAGYSPTSPFAVTSPAYSPTSPFAGAAAGAASPWVGRGGYGATSPAYSPTSPQYSPTSPQFSPTSPSFSPSSPTYSPASPAYGGAGVGNRASPYSPTSPAYSPTSPMGGITSPQYSPTSPRYSPTSPAFSPTSPSYSPTSPAPFQATSPRYSPTSPQFSPTSPTYSPASPAYSPTSPQYSPTSPAYSPTSPAYSPTSPAYGGAAPNGGTAQQQNGPARPGWGNAGGYGTSPSWKS encoded by the exons ATGACGGTCACATTTCCTTACTCCTCTGCGCCGGTCAAGCAGGTCAAGGAGATCCAGTTTGGTATTATGAGCCCAGAGGAGATT AAAGCTTTTTCTGTCGCCAAAATCGAATCCACCGAGGTCTTggatgagaatgggaagCAAAAGGTTGGAGGTCTGATGGATCCCAAGATGGGCA CCATCGATAGGAATTTCAAATGTCAAACTTGTCTCGAAGGCATGTCCGAATGTCCAGGTCACTTTGGTCATATCGAACTCGCCCGACCGGTTTTTCACCAAGGTTTCATTGtcaaggtgaagaagatcttgGAGTGTGTTTGTTATAGCTGTGGAAAACTCAAGGTCGACATG CGAGATCCGATGGTAGCGAATGCGGTCCGACGTATAAAGGCTCAACACCGACTCAAAGCCATCTGGGCGCTCgccaaggacaagaagatctGTGAACCTGATGAGCtggatgaaaaggataACGGCGATGCCACATTTGAGGACGAGTATCTgcaagaaaaaaaggcgGCAATGAAGGGTCACGGTGGTTGTGGTCACGAACAACCTGtatggagaaagaagggattaAAATTGCTGGGTGTCTGGAAGCCTACCGACAAGGGAGAA GATGAGGCCACCGAGCCAGAGGAACGCAATGTTTCTCCAGGGGAAGTTTACAACATCCTTAAAAAGATCACTCCCGGGGACCTGCATATCATGGGTCTCAATGCCGACTATGCCCGACCCGACTGGATGATTCTTACTGTTCTTCCTGTACCTCCTGCAGCTGTCCGACCTTCAATCGCCGTCGACGGTGGTGCCATGCGTAGTGAAGACGATTTGACCTACAAGCTTTCACAGATCATCAAGTTCAACGGTGTCGTACGACGAATGGAGGCCGAAGGTGTACCGCCCAGTGTCGTAAACGAACAGTTCGACTTGCTTCAGTACCATGTATGTACATACATGGACAATGACATTGCAGGATTGCCTAGAGATCAACAGAAGGGAGGTAGAGCCATCAAGGCTATTAGGGCGAGGttaaaaggaaaagaaggtcGTATGAGAGGTAATTTGATGGGAAAGCGTGTCGATTTTTCAGCGCGAACGGTTATTACTGGTGATCCCAACTTGCAATTGGATCAGGTCGGTGTGCCCAAGAGTATCGCCATGACTTTGACATACCCTGAGCGAG TCACTCCATACAATATTGTCTACCTTCAAACCCTTGTCAACAATGGTCCCGCTACCTATCCCGGTGCTCGATACTACGTCAAGGACACCGGAGAACGAGTCGATTTGAAGTACCGCAAATCGGGTGAACCGATCAGTTTGCAGTTTGGTTGGATTGTGGAAAGACAtttgaaggatggcga CTACGTATTGTTTAACCGACAACCGAGTTTGCATAAAATGTCCATGATGTCCCATCGAGTCAAGTTGATGAATTATTCTA CTTTCCGTTTGAACCTTTCAGT TACCTCACCTTATAATGCTGATTTCGACGGTGATGAAATGAACTTGCA CGTTCCGCAGAGTGAAGAGACAAGAGCAGAGTTGAGTCAGATTGCTTGGGTTCCCAGACAG ATTGTCTCGCCCCAAGCGAACAAGCCGGTTATGGGTATTGTCCAGGACACTCTGTGTGGTATCCGTAAATTCACTCTCCGAGACAATTTCCTCGATTGGCTTCAAGTTCAGcatattcttctttggcttcCTGAATGGGACGGAACCATCCCCCCACCAGCCATTTTCAAGCCTAAGCCCATGTGGACCGGTAAACAGCTTTTATCCATGACCATTCCCAAGGGAATCAATATCACCTATAAAAACAATGAGAAGCCTTCGCCTATCGACGTGACGGATGAGAATGTGTTGATCGAAAATGGGGAGTTAGTGCACGGAACGATTGTGAAGAACATGGCCGGCAGTGCCAACAACGGTTTGGTGCACGTCATCTTCCGAGAACTGGGCCACGTCGCTGCTCGAGATTTCTTCTCAGCGGTGCAAAGGGTTGTTAACTATTGGTTACTGCACTATGGTTTCTCCGTCGGTATCGGTGATACCATTGTTGATAAGGCGACTATGGCGGGTATCACCAACCGAATGGTGGAAGCCAAGGAAGCTGTCCAAAAGTTGATCCAAGAAGCTGAAGCGAACCGAATGAAGCCCAAGCCCGGTATGACTATCCGAGAAACCCTCGAAGCATCTATCGCTGCAGAGCTTAACAAGGCGCGTGATTGGACTGGTAAGACGACTCAGGATAACCTCAAGGCGGACAACAATGTCAAGCAGATGGTGGTGTCTGGTGCCAAGGGTTCGTTCATTAACATCTCCCAAATGAGTGGTGTTGTGGGTCAGCAGTTTGTTGAAGGAAAGCGTATCGCGTTTGGGTTCCGACACCGATCATTACCACACTTCTCAAAAGACGACTATGGGCCTGAGTCTCGAGGTTTCGTTGAAAACTCATACTTGCGTGGTTTGACTCCTCAGGAATTCTGGTTCCACGCAATGGGTGGTCGAGAAGGTTTGATTGATACTGCTGTCAAGACTGCCGAGACTGGTTATATCCAAAGAAGATTGGTCAAGGCGATGGAGGACTTGAAGGTTGCTTATGACGGTACTGTGAGAAATAGTGTGAATGAGGTTGTGCAGTTCTTGTATGGTGAAGACGGTATGGACGGTGCTGCAATGGAGAAGCAG AGTTTGGATATTATCCGACTCTCCGATCGAGCGTTTGAGAGGCGATATAAGATTGATGTTCTTGGTGGCAATGGCTTCTCCAAGGGGGTTCTTCAGGCCGGTATCGATcaatcatccatctctcttcaaaAGCTCCTCGACGAAGAGTTTGCTCAAATCTCCGAGGACCGTCATATCCTTCGTTCCGAAATTTACCAGGACGGTACCCCCGGTCACCCCTTACCTGTCAACATTCAACGTGTCATCCAGAATTCTCAGCAAATCTTCCACATTGACCCCCGTGTTCCGTCTGATCTTGACCCCGTCTACTTGCTCGAACAAAGAGAGGCGCTGGCCGAGAGACTGCTTGTGGTGCGGGGCGATGACAAGCTTTCAAGAGCGGCGCAGAAAAACGCCACCCTTGTGTTTAACATGCTTTTGCGATCCCACCTTGCTACTCGTCGAGTTCTGGAAGAATATCATCTTAACAGGGTGGCGTTCGACTGGGTCATCGGAGAAGTGGAACAAATCTTCAACAAGGCTGTTGTCAATGCTGCCGAAATGGTTGGTACGCTTGCTGCTCAGTCGATTGGTGAACCTGCCACTCAGATGACGCTTAACACATTCCATTATGCGGGTGTGGCGAGTAAATCTGTGACTGGTGGTGTTCCTCGTCTGAAGGAAATCATCAACGTCGCTGTCAACATTCGAACTCCTGCGTTAAACGTCTACCTCGATCCCGAGTACAGTAAGACCGAAGAGGATGCGCATCAGATCATGCGAAAGTTGACGTACACTCGATTGAGAGATATTACTGCCACTGTTGAGATCTTCTACGACCCCAAGCTTGACTCTACGGATattgaggaagacaaggacTTTGTGGACGCGTTCTTCGCTATTCCAGATGAAGACATTAGACTGGagcttcattctccttggCTATTGCGTCTTGAGCTTGACCGAGCCAAGGTACTTGAAGGTGGCTATGAAATGTCGCAGATTGTCGATGCCATTGCCGACACCGTGGGCAAAGACGTCTTTGTTATTCACTCTGAAGACAACGCTCCCAAGCTTGTTATTCGTATTCGAGTCGttgctgagaaggaggatgaagaactATTGGGTGACGAGGACATGTTCCTCAAGAGAATTGAAGGCACCTTGCTAGACCAAGTTGAGCTTGGTGGTATCACTGGTATTACTCGAGTTTTCATCTCGGAAGGCAAGCAGGTTGTTGTCTCTCAGAATGGTGAATACGATCAGCAGAAGGAATGGTTCCTCGAAACGGATGGTATAAACCTCAAGGAAGTTATGGCTGTTGACGGTGTCAACGCTTTCAGAACTTACTCCAACAACTGTTTCGAAGTCTACGAGACTCTTGGTATCGAAGCTGCCCGAAACGCTCTCTATAAGGAGCTTAACGGTGTTATTGAGATGGGTGGTTCGTACGTCAACTACCGACATCTTGCGCTGTTGTGTGATCTTATGTGCAGCAAGGGTGCTTTGATGAGTATCACTCGACACGGTATTAACCGAACTGATGCTGGTGCTCTCTCAAGAGCGGCGTTCGAAGAGACGGTGGAAATCTTGCTTGAGGCTGCGGCTGTGGGTGATATCGATGACTGTAAGGGTGTGGCAGAGAATGTCTTGTTGGGTCAGATGGCTCCTATGGGTACTGGTGCCTTTGATGTGTCACTTGACATGAACATGCTCAAGGATGTGATTGTTGACCACCGACTGCCGGTGCAGAACATGATGGCCGCTGGCATGGCTGGTGGAATGACTCCAGGAGGAGCGATGACTCCTTACGACAATCTGTCACCCATGTGGGGTGGAGACAAGGGCGCTTTGGGTCACGCGGCATTCTCACCTATCCAAAGCTCAGCGAATGACGAAGGTGGCAATTTTGCTTATATGGGTTATGGACAATCACCAATGCACGGCGGTATGTCTCCTGCAGGTtactcaccttcatcgcctGCTGGATACTCGCCTACTTCACCGTTCGCTGTTACAAGCCCGGCATACAGCCCTACTTCTCCGTTTGCGGGTGCGGCAGCGGGCGCAGCGTCCCCGTGGGTTGGACGAGGCGGGTACGGCGCTACCAGTCCTGCTTACTCCCCGACATCTCCTCAATATTCGCCCACTTCTCCCCAGTTCTCTCCtacatcaccatccttctctccatcttcacccacTTATTCACCAGCTTCTCCGGCTTATGGCGGTGCGGGTGTTGGAAATAGGGCGTCACCTTATTCCCCTACATCTCCAGCCTATAGCCCGACAAGCCCAATGGGTGGTATTACGTCTCCGCAGTACAGTCCTACGAGCCCGAGGTACAGTCCGACAAGTCCGGCGTTTTCACCTACAAGTCCGTCGTACAGTCCGACAAGCCCTGCGCCCTTCCAGGCCACCAGTCCGAGGTATTC TCCCACCAGTCCTCAATTCTCCCCCACTTCGCCAACCTACTCTCCTGCCAGTCCAGCTTACTCCCCTACAAGCCCCCAATATTCACCTACCAGTCCCGCCTACAG TCCAACGTCGCCGGCTTACAGCCCAACATCTCCAGCGTACGGCGGTGCTGCCCCCAATGGCGGTACGGCCCAACAGCAAAACGGTCCGGCGAGACCAGGATGGGGAAATGCCGGGGGGTACGGGACATCGCCTAGCTGGAAGAGCTAG